GACAGAATTTTCACCCCGTTCACCCGGATGCAATACACTTCCGGACCGTAGCTGGCCGGATAAGGTCCCGGATGCCAGCGGTAGGTGGTCAGGAAATAACGCGCCTGATTGGCGGACGTCAGCACCAGCCGGGCCCGCTCGGCTGGGGGCAAAAGTAAGTGGTTGTTGTGAAGCAGCAGTGCGGCCCGGGCATCGGTAGCAACGAGGACCTGGGCGCTCCGGTCGTGGGTTAGAATCCACTCCAATCCTTGCCGGCCCGAAAGGCCCCAGTAGTCGCGCTCAAACAGCCGCTCGGCTACCGGGCCTGGCAGCAGGCTGAAGTATACGTTTTGGTAAGGATGGTCCCGGATGATGCGGTAGCCGGAATGCAGCATACCTGCGGCCAGCAACCCCAGCAGCCCCGTAGCCAGCCCACGACTTACCGACCGGCGCGAAAGTCGCAGCTGGCGGGCCGCTTGCACGCCCCGCAACGCTAGTAGCAGGAAGGCCGGGTAAATGAAATACAGATGGCGCCAGCCGTCGTAAATGACAGAGTGCAGCAGCACAATAGCCCCAGCGGCGCAAAAAACCAGACGGCAAATAGCAAATCCTGGCGGCCGGTGCGGGTGCGCAGCCACGCCCGGGGCTGCCGGCCCGCCGCACCCACCAAAGACGCTACACCTGCACCAAATAGCAACGAGTAAGCCACTGGTGTCGTGAGCAGCAGCCAGACCGGAGCGTAGTGCCAAGGCAGGCTACGCACCGAAATCTGCTGACCCCAGTACTGCACCAGCATATCGGAACGGTAGCGGCTGAAGCTTTGAAATGCGGCCAGAAAATGCTCGACAGGCTGTTCCCACAGATAAGGCCAGCCCGCTACCACAACTGCCGCCGTAACGGGCAGGTAGAGTAGCAGGGCCAGCCGCAGCGGCCGCCGGATGGCGGGCCGGTACCACATTTCCAGCCCGGCAAAAAAGAGCGTGAAACCCAGCAGCAATACGCCCATCGTGCGCACGTCCACAGCCGCGCCGGTAGCCAGGGCGTGGAGCAGCGCCCCGCGCCCCGACGGCCGCCGTAGCAGCCGGGTCAGAGTATAAATACCAGCGGTGAAAAAAGCCAGGAAAACCAGGTCCTTGTAGTTGTAAAAGGCCTCGGCAAACATCCTGGGGGAGGTTATCAGCAAGGTGGCCCCGAGCAGGCCCAGCGCCCAGCTGCGGAAGCGCAGGGTGCCCAGACGGTACAAGGCATAGGTGCCGGCCACCACCGTTAGAAACGTAACTAAGTGCCGCAGAAAGTACACGTCGCGCGGGTCTTCGGCGCCCACCACCTTTTCCAGCACGGTCAGCGGCATCTGAAAAACGACGCCGTGGTCCACATCCTCATTCTGGCTCATGTCGGGAATAGCGGCAAAGCTTTCCTGCTGCCGGGCCAGCTCGGGAGCTAGGCGCAGGGCTACATACTTCACGCTGATGATGCCATTGAGCCGGTCGAGCTGCTCATCCCACGACAGGCCATAGTCGCGGTGCAGCAGGATGCCCAGCAGCGTCAGGAGCGCGAAAAAGCCCAGGACCAGGGGCCGGCGCAGCGAATCGGGCAGAAGGGGAGTGGGCCGCAGCAACAAGTAAACAGATGAAGTACAACCAACGTGTAACAGCCCGAAAGGTAACACCCCGGCCCGGATGGCTCCCTGGCTTCGGTCACGGCACTTCCAGACCCCGCGTAAAATCGTAACCTTTGGCGGGCCGGCAGCTGGCCCGGCGTCTAACTTTTCGGTAGTGCTGCGTTCCGTTCCTCGTTTTGTCTGGCCAATACTAGTAGTACTGCTGCTGCTCAAGCTGGCTTTGCAGCTGAGCTTGAACCCCGGCCTGGAGTGGAACTACGACGAGCGGCGCAATGGCCGCATTGCCGACAACTACCTGGCCGGCCGCGGCTACGTCAGCCTCGACCCGGAGCGGCAGCAGCTACGTCCCGATTCATTTCACGCCAGCTTCCCAGTGTTCGTGTACATCGGCTGGCAGAAGGCCGGGCTGCCTAAGCACTACTTTACGCTGCTGGTTTTTGCTTTGAGCCTGGGAGCCTACGCCTTAGGGATTTTGTATCTGCAGCGTACTCTGGCGTTTTTCGGCGTACAGCCGCCCTGGGCGTGGGGCGGGGCGCTGCTGTGGGCCGTATATCCGTCGGTGCTGTACTATGTGGGGGCCTACATGTGGTACGAAAACCTAGCCCTGCCGCTGCTGATCCTGGTGGTTTACAAGCTGCTGCGGCACCTGGGTGGCCGACCCCTGGCCTGGCCCGATGCCGCGGTGGTGGCCGGCAGCGTCACGGTTTCCTGCCTGCTGCGAGGCTATTTGCTGGCCGTCTACGGGCTGCTGTTTATCGTGTGGCTCGGGCTGGCCTGGCGGCAACCATTGGCGCGCAATACGGCCTGGCGGGCGGCGCTTCTGACGCTCACGCTACTGATTGTGGGCCACGCGCCTATTTTGCTGAAAAACCACCGCCTGTTCGGGGCCTGGACGCTGAGCAACCAAGCCGGCTTCGAGCTGCTGCAAGGCCACAACCCCGTGACGCAGGGCCGCTTTATGTTCGACTGGGACGAGCATACCGGCCCGTTCGACCAGTTCGTGCGCACCCACATTCCCACTCTCGATTCCCTGAATCAGTACCAGGAAAGTAAGGCTCGGGCGGCGCTGGCCGGGCGCTGGGTACGGGAAAACCCCGTCGCCGAAATTCGGCTGTGGCTGCGCAAAACGGTCCTGTTCTTTGCTCCCGAAAACTTTATTGCCGATGCCCCGCGCACTAGTTATCACCCCCTAACCGCTGCCGTGCACCTGGCTTTTCTGGCTTCGGTGTTTCTCACTGCCGCCCGGTACCGGGGGCTGCGGTTCACCGCCCACGACGGGCTGCTGCTGACGCCGCTGCTAGCGGTGTGGCTGCTGAGCCTGGTGTTTTTCGTGGGCTTCCGCTGGCGCTACTTCGCCGAGCCCGCCTTGTTGGTGTATCCGCTGGTGGTCTGGCAACGACTGCGAAGCCTACCTGGCAAGGTAAAGCTACCAAGCCCAGGCGAGGCATAAAGGCACGGTCCGCTGGCGAATTACTCATCTGACTGAAAAGCAAAAAGCCTCTTCGCAGTACTGCGAAGAGGCTTTTTTGGTGGGAGATACTGGGTTCGAACCAGTGACCCTCTGCTTGTAAGGCAGATGCTCTGAACCAGCTGAGCTAATCTCCCGAGGGGTAATGCAAGAAAAAGTGGGAGATACTGGGTTCGAACCAGTGACCCTCTGCTTGTAAGGCAGATGCTCTGAACCAGCTGAGCTAATCTCCCGGGTCCCGTTTGGGAATGCAAATATGGCGGCTCGTTTTTGATTACGCAACCATTTGACCAAAAATCCGGAGAGAAAATTCTGCGCTGGCGGGCTGAAACATCACAACTCTTTTACAATCAGAAATTTCAAACCGCCGGGATTCAACAAATTTTTTGGGATGTAAAGCTGGCGCGGCAGCGTAGCCGGTTGGCCTAATGGCTGAAGTTCAACCTAATTGCCGCATTACCGTTAAGATTTGCGCTTTGTTCTCTCACCCCTTTCTCTCGACATCTATGAACGATACCCAACTTCTGCAGAACTATTCTGAACCGGAAAAGGCCGCCTACCTGAGTGTTATTGCCAGTCTGGCTTCTGCCGACCGGGAGGCCTCCGCGGCCGAAGTAGAGTTTTTGCAGCAGCTCGCCCAAAATGCGGGCCTGAGCAGCGGAGCTACCCAGCAGGTGCTGACTGCCGCCCAGGACGCTACCAATGAAAGCATCAAGCACAACCTGGACGCGCTCCGCGGCAGCGACCTGCGTTTCTCGCTCATCACCGACCTGATCAGCTTCGCCCGCGCCGACGGAGCCTATTCCAACACGGAAGAAGAGATGGTCAACAAAATGGCCGCTTATCTGGGCATTAACCAGCAGCAGACCCAGGCCCTGGAAAGTGTGGTCGACCAGGCAGCCTCCGTACCCCACGATCCTCAGGACCCCGGCAAACAGGGCTTTTTGAGCGGTGTAACAAATAAGCTGGAAAGCGTGGGTATTCCAAAAGGTGCCCTGATGGCAGGCTTGCTAGGCGTAGTGGCACCCATGGTTATTTCGGGTGTTATGAACCGCGGTGGCCGTTCGGCAGGCATGGGCGGTATGGGCGGCGGCCTGGGTAGCGTACTAGGCGGCAGCGGCTCGATGGGCGGTCTGCTCGGCGGCGCTGCCAGCAGTGCCATGGGCGGCGGCTCGATGGGCGGCTTGCTCGGCGGTCTGCTCGGTGGAGGCTTACTTGGGGGCGCTATGGGTGGCGGTGGCAACACTGGCGCCTACGGCAACTACCCGCAGCAGGGCAGCCACGTAGGCAGCGGCGGCCTGGGCTCCCTGATGTCTATCCTGGGCGGTCTGGGCGGGCAGCCCGGCTCGGCACCCCGTAGCGCCGGCGGCGGCGGCTTAGGCGGCTTACTCGGTGGCGGCGGTGGCATGGGCTCTTTGCTTGGCGGCCTGTTTGGCGGCCGGTAGGCTAAAGGTTCAGTCTGAAAAACGTACAAAAGGCCCCGGCAAGTCATTGCCGGGGCCTTTTGTCTATGGGGCTTGTCAGTGGCGTAACCCTTTTTACACGATATGCTGCTCCGCCGATTGCAGGCCCCGTAGCCGGTCGGGGTTTCCGAGCTGCACAATGGTGGTGCCGGTACTGGCAAAGGTGCCGCCGTGCTTTTCCACCAGCTCTACCAGGCGGTAGTTGAGTTCCTCTTTCACGTTGAGGTACTCGTCGTAGCTGGTGGTTTCCACGAAGTACTGCACCGTTACCTCCTTGGCCGCTGGCGTAAGGGCCGCAAACTTGATTTGCACGTCGTTGTTGGTCAGCGGATACTCCTGAATGGTCTGCTGGGCTTCCTGCACAATGTGGCGTAGCTGCTCACTGGTAGTGGCATGGCTCAGGGCCAGGGTGAAGGTCACGCGGCGGGCCGTGCGCAGGCTCAGGTTGTCCAGGGGCTTGTCAATCATCGACTTATTGGGTACCGTGACGTAGCTTTTCTCGGCCGTGCGCAGGCGGGTGCTACGGAAGCCAACCTTCTCTACAGTACCCGTCACGCCGCCTACTTCCACCAAGTCACCCACGGCAAAGGGCCGGTCGAGGAAGATGGTGAAGGAAGCAATCAGGTTTTCCAGGCTTTCCTTGGCAGCAAAAGCTACCGCCAGACCCCCAATGCCCAGACCGCCAATCAGGGCCGTAACGTTGACGCCAAACACGCGGCTGAGCATTACCAGAAAGGCCATGGTCAGCACCAATACCTTCAGCAAGTCCTTGGCGAAGGGAATCAGCTGGTCGTTGAGTCGGGACACATTCGTTTCGGCCCGGCGCCGGAACACCAGCACCAGAAAGTCGACGGCGCGCAGGGCTATCCAGGCCATACCGAAGATGATGCCGAGCTGGTACACGCGAAACAAGGCCACCTGCGGCCAGGGCTCATTGTGCTTTAGCTCCGAACTGTTCACAGGGTAGTCGAGCACTTGAAACGCCAGATACACCGTGACAAAAAATACCACGATGGATACGGGCTGAATCAGTAGGGCCTGAAACTGGGTTTCGCTGACGCCTTCTGTTTTCTGGCGGATAAACCGGAAAACCAGCCGGGAAAGCAGCTTTGAGAGCAGGGTTTTGAACAGGTAGCCAAATACCAGGATACCTGCGCAGGTCAGGTAGGCACCTACATTGTTGCCCAGAAAACGGTAGTGCAGAATTTCTTGGATGGTCATAGCTGAACTTCAGGGAGGGCAGGGAGGACATCGAGCAGCCAATGGTGCGTGGCCACCCGATGCCCGGCAAACTACTTATACCAGCTGCCGCAACGCCATTTCGAACGACTTCTGCGCTACGCCCACCGTGTCGCTGCTTTGCTGGCGGGTGCGCTCCAGGGCCCGGCGGATAATGCGGGACGTATCGCCGAAAATGGCTTGGTCGGTAATTTCGGCGTTGGTTTCCATCAGGTAGGCAAATACCCGGGCCATGCCGCAGTTGGCAATAAAGTCGGGAATGACGCTCACGTGCTGGTCGGCGTACTCGCCGGTGGGGCCGAAGAAGATTTCGGGGTCGGCAAATGGTACGTTGGCCCCGCAGCTGATGACTTCTAGGCCGTGCTGCATCATTTTCTCGACCTGCTCCCGCGTCACGAGGCGGGAAGCCGCGGCCGGAATAAAGATTTCAGCACCCGAAGTCCATACCTGCTCGTTGATCTGCTCAAACGACAACAGGTTGTCGGCCGTCAGCGCATTGCCTTGCCGGTCAAGGAACAGTTGACGAACTTCGGCCAGCGAGAAGCCCTCAGGCTTGAGCAAGCCGCCAGCCCGGTCGATGATGCCGGTAACCAGGGCACCCTGCGAGGCTAGGTAGTAGGCAGCTGCGGCACCCACATTACCCCAGCCCTGAATGATGGCGCGCTTGCCGGCTACACTTTGGTCGCCCCAGAGTTCGTAGTAATGCCGCACGGCTTCGGCCACGCCATAGCCCGTAATCAGGTCGGCAATGGTGTATTTACGGCTCAGCTCCGGGGTAAAGGCGGCATCTTCGATAACCTTAATCACGCCCTGGCGCAGCTGGCCCAGCTTCTGAATCTTCTGGGGCTCAGTGGCCCGGTAGTGCCCGTTTACGATGCCTTCCTGCGGATGCCACAGGCCGTAATCCTCCGTAATCGGAATCACGTCATGAATTTCGTCTACGTTCAAGTCGCCGCCGGTGCCGTAGTAGTTCTTGAGCAGCGGAATCACGGCCCGGTACCAGCGCTCCAGCACGCCGCGCTTGCGTGGGTCCTGCGGATCGAAGTTGATGCCCGACTTCGCCCCGCCGATAGCTGGGCCCGACACGGTAAATTTCACTTCCATCGTTTTGGCTAAGCTTTCTACCTCACGCTTGTCCAAGCCCTTGCGCATGCGTGTGCCGCCGCCGGCAGCTCCCCCTCGTAACGAGTTAATCACAACCCAGCCCTCGGCTTCGGTTTCAGAATCTTTCCACTCAAAAACAATTTCCGGGCGTTTATTCTCGAATTTGGCCAGCAGGTCTTTCATCGGGTAGCAATACTTTTGGTGAGGTGGGTGGGGAAATAATCTCCCAAAGGTAAGCAGCCCCCGGAAAGCGTTCGGAGTCTTTGGGCTCTGTCAATAAAAAAGCGTTTCTTCTAACGCAAATACTGTTTTAATCAAATTTTCTCTGTAAAATCCTCGCAAAGCGGAACTCTTGAAGCTAGGAATATCGTATTACGCATATTCCTGCCCGACCCACCCGCAGGACCACCGTTGTAACTTCCCCATGAAACCATTGCTCTCGCGCGTAGAATCTAAAAAAGTAGACAAGGCCGCAGCCATGCTCAAAGTACTGGCTCACCCGAAGCGCCTTGCCATCGTCGACTTGCTCGGCAAAGAGGATAAGATGACCGTAACGGAAATTTACCGTTCGCTCGACTTGCCTCAAGCCATTGCGTCGCAGCACCTTATCACGCTGAAAGACCGCGGTATCTTGTCCTCCTTCAAAGTAGGTACCAAGATCTATTACTCCCTGTCGATTCCGAAACTGCTCGACGTAATTGATTCGCTCGAGGACTGCTGCGACACGCTGTAGTGCTCATGCCGTTTTTTCCGCCGAAAAAATGAAAAAGGACCGCCCAACGACGGTCCTTTTTTCGTGAAATAGGTTTTGGTGAACTGATGGGCTGATGCTCCCGGTGCCCTGCGAGGAACGAAACCATCCGTCCTCTGAAATGTGTCGAGCTTTCTAAGCTGAAAAGCCCTTTCCCGTGTGAACGAGAAAGGGCTTTCTGGTAAAAGGTCGTTTGTCACCAGCCGAGTACGGATGGCTTTACTCTGCTCGCAAGGACAGCACGGCAATTACGCGTGCGTGGTCTGATTTTCCAGATCAAATAGGTCGGTGAGTACGCCGATGAGCTGGTCCGCTTCACCGCGTTTGCAGGCGGCCTTGAGCTGTAGCACCGGCTGCTTCAGGATCTTCTGCATCAGGGACTTGGTTACCTCGTCCATCCGCTTGGCTTCCTCAGGGCTCATCTTCTTCTGGAAGCGGTCCATCTCCTCCAGGCGGATCTGCTCCAGGGCATTCTTGAGCTTCTGAATGGTGGGCGACACCATCATTTCCTTGGTCCAGTCGGAGAGGCCAGCAATACTTTCGGCAATAATGGCCCGCACCTGGGGCACGGCCGCCAGGCGCTGTTCCAGGGCAGCCGAAGCCTTGCTCTGAATAGCGTCGATGTTGTACACCAGCACGCCGGGCACATTGTCTACCTCCGTCTCAATGCTGCGGGGCACCGACAGGTCGATAAAGAACTTGTAGCTCAGCACGTCCAGGCGCTCCACCATTTCGCGGGTGAAGAAGGGCGTGTCGCGCGAAATTGAGGAAATAACCACGTCGGCTTCCTTCATGCCCTGCACCAGGTTTTCGAAGTCGAGGATGGGCAGGTTGCACTCGGCGGCCAGGGCCTCAGCCTTACCGCGGGTACGGTTGCAAAGGGTGACGTCGGTAAAGGATTTGCTATCGGCAAAATGGCGGCACACGTCGGCCCCGATTTCGCCCAGGCCTACTACCAGCACCCGCGGGTTGGCAACGTCGGCCGTCAGCTCTTCGACCAGCTCCAGCGTGGCATACGACGTGGACGCGGCTCCGTCGCGGAAGCTAGTTTCCTGCTGCACGCGCTTGTTGGTGAAGAAGATAGTGTGCAGCAGCCGGTGCAAAAACGGTCCGGCCGCATCTTCATCCGCCGACCATTGATAGGCCTGCTTTACTTGGTTGCTGATCTGCAAGTCGCCGACCACCTGGGCGTCGAGGCCCATTGCAACCTCAAACAGGTGCTGAACGGCGTCGTGGTAGGTGTCGAGGATGTCGAAGTAAGGAAAGTAGGCTGCCACGTCCGTCAGGCCTTTGAGCTGTCCGAGGGCCTCGATGATTTCGGGGCTCTGGTCACGCGGGGCGGAGTAGTAGATTTCCGTACGGTTGCAGGTACTGAGCACGAGCAGGTCGGTGAGGCCCAGGTCGTGGTGCAGGGTATGGAGGAAGCGGCGGCAGGCGGCCTCGTCCAAAGAAATCAACTCCCGAATTTCGAGTGGCGCTTTCTTAAAAGATAGACTAACGGCCTTAAATGGATGGAGCATAGCTGGGGCTACGGCGTATTGTAGGAGGCAAAATTACGGCGTAATTCGATAGTCTGAAACAGCTAATGCCGTTCGGAGGTTCGGGTAAACCCACAAGCAGTTTAGAAAGTGGCTCTACGGCCCCCAGATGGCATGTTATCTGTGGACTACCTGATAAAAATCATCCTAATATTTATAGCGCTCAAGACCCGATAATGAATAGCGCCGGGCTTGAGTAGGCTAATATAGTAGAAGTGACGTAAAGAAAAACCAGATTGGGTTAAAAATAACTCCGCTTGGGTTCCTGCGTTAGGACCGCACACGCGCCGGGCTGCCCGGCGCTGCTTACCTTCGCCAAGGAGAGTACCTCCGCTTTCTGCAGTCATGGCCTTTTTCTCGTTTTCCCGGCAAGTGCTACCCATTTACGATCAAAAATCCCGGATTAAGCTCGGTATTCTAGCCGGCGCCATCCTGATTGCCGCGGCCACGGTGGTATATACCAACATTCTGGTGAAGCGGCTGTCGGAAAGGGAGCAGCAGCAGATTGACCTCTATGCCAAGGCCCAGCGTTTCATCATCAACTCGGAGGTGGACTCGAACACCAATTTTGTATTCGAGGAAATCATCAATGCCAACACCACCATCCCCATCATCTTCACCGATGGGGATGCCAACATTCTGGGTACCCGCAACGTGGATATTCCCAAGAACGTGTCGGAGAAGGCCGCGCTGAACTTTCTGCGGCGCGAAATTGCCGTTATGAAACTGCAGCATCCGCCCATCGTGGTGGAGCTGGGGGCTGGCCTGCGCAACTACATTTACTACAAAGACTCCCAACTGCTGACCCAGCTGCGCACCTACCCGCTGGTACAGCTGGCTGTTATTACCTGCTTGGGCGTTATGGCCTACTTCTCGTTCAGCTATTCCCGCCGGGCCGAGCAAAACCGGGTGTGGGTGGGTCTAGCCAAAGAAACGGCTCACCAGTTGGGCACACCGCTAAGCAGCCTGATGGCCTGGCATACTTACCTCAAGGATTCGGAAAAATGGCAGAATGAGCCCATCGTAGACGAGTTGGGCAAGGATGTGCGCCGCCTGGAAATCATTACCGAGCGGTTTAGCAACATCGGCTCGGTGCCAGTCCTCAAGGATGAGAACATCCTCCAGGCTACCAAAAACGCCATTGCCTACCTGCAAAGCCGAGTATCGAAGAAGGTGATTTTTGAAATCAAAACTGACCTGCCAACCGATACGCCCGCCCAAATCAACGTGCCGCTATTCGACTGGGTAATCGAGAATATCTGCAAAAACGCGGTAGACGCCATGGATGGCAAAGGCAGCATTACCCTGCACCTGCGGCGGGCCACCAAGGGCAAGCAGCTTATAGCCCTCGACATCACCGATACCGGCAAGGGTATTCCCAAGAGCAAGATTGAAACGGTCTTTCTCCCGGGCTTCACTACCAAGAAGCGGGGCTGGGGCTAGGGCTGGCCCTGGCCAAGCGGATTATCGAAAATTATCACCAAGGCCGGCTATACGTGCGTTGGTCGGAGGTGGGCAAGGGCACCACGTTCCGGGTAGTGCTGAACGGCTAGCGCTGCTCTGATACGGCCGTGGCCGCCGCTTTGCGGGCCGCAGCAGCCCCGGCCGGGTTGGTGATTTCCACGTAGCTGTTGCCCGTCACGGGCTTACCATTATGCGTGCCCGTGACTTTGCACATGCCTTCCCAGTAGTGCAGGTTGATGGCCTTAAACAGGCGCAGGCTCAGTTCCTGATTGGGCATGACGGGCTCGATCATCAAATCGTAGCCCTGGCTGGGAATGCGCAGGCGCCACTTGACGGGGTAGCGCTGCTTGGATCGGGGGCTTACCCAGTATTCCAGGGGTTCCAGCTGAAAATCGGCGCCGTCCAGGTGTGCGTTCTGGTTCTGGGCTGAGTAGTGGGAGCCGCCTTTGATGCTTTCCCCGGTGATGTTGTTGCGCAGCTGGTAGGTCATAATCTCGGTGCGGGGCTCATCGAGCTGAATGCTGAGCCAATCCCAGCCGGTGTCCTTGCTCA
Above is a genomic segment from Hymenobacter cellulosivorans containing:
- a CDS encoding TerB family tellurite resistance protein; the encoded protein is MNDTQLLQNYSEPEKAAYLSVIASLASADREASAAEVEFLQQLAQNAGLSSGATQQVLTAAQDATNESIKHNLDALRGSDLRFSLITDLISFARADGAYSNTEEEMVNKMAAYLGINQQQTQALESVVDQAASVPHDPQDPGKQGFLSGVTNKLESVGIPKGALMAGLLGVVAPMVISGVMNRGGRSAGMGGMGGGLGSVLGGSGSMGGLLGGAASSAMGGGSMGGLLGGLLGGGLLGGAMGGGGNTGAYGNYPQQGSHVGSGGLGSLMSILGGLGGQPGSAPRSAGGGGLGGLLGGGGGMGSLLGGLFGGR
- a CDS encoding mechanosensitive ion channel family protein, producing MTIQEILHYRFLGNNVGAYLTCAGILVFGYLFKTLLSKLLSRLVFRFIRQKTEGVSETQFQALLIQPVSIVVFFVTVYLAFQVLDYPVNSSELKHNEPWPQVALFRVYQLGIIFGMAWIALRAVDFLVLVFRRRAETNVSRLNDQLIPFAKDLLKVLVLTMAFLVMLSRVFGVNVTALIGGLGIGGLAVAFAAKESLENLIASFTIFLDRPFAVGDLVEVGGVTGTVEKVGFRSTRLRTAEKSYVTVPNKSMIDKPLDNLSLRTARRVTFTLALSHATTSEQLRHIVQEAQQTIQEYPLTNNDVQIKFAALTPAAKEVTVQYFVETTSYDEYLNVKEELNYRLVELVEKHGGTFASTGTTIVQLGNPDRLRGLQSAEQHIV
- a CDS encoding Glu/Leu/Phe/Val dehydrogenase dimerization domain-containing protein, coding for MKDLLAKFENKRPEIVFEWKDSETEAEGWVVINSLRGGAAGGGTRMRKGLDKREVESLAKTMEVKFTVSGPAIGGAKSGINFDPQDPRKRGVLERWYRAVIPLLKNYYGTGGDLNVDEIHDVIPITEDYGLWHPQEGIVNGHYRATEPQKIQKLGQLRQGVIKVIEDAAFTPELSRKYTIADLITGYGVAEAVRHYYELWGDQSVAGKRAIIQGWGNVGAAAAYYLASQGALVTGIIDRAGGLLKPEGFSLAEVRQLFLDRQGNALTADNLLSFEQINEQVWTSGAEIFIPAAASRLVTREQVEKMMQHGLEVISCGANVPFADPEIFFGPTGEYADQHVSVIPDFIANCGMARVFAYLMETNAEITDQAIFGDTSRIIRRALERTRQQSSDTVGVAQKSFEMALRQLV
- a CDS encoding ArsR/SmtB family transcription factor; its protein translation is MKPLLSRVESKKVDKAAAMLKVLAHPKRLAIVDLLGKEDKMTVTEIYRSLDLPQAIASQHLITLKDRGILSSFKVGTKIYYSLSIPKLLDVIDSLEDCCDTL
- the hemA gene encoding glutamyl-tRNA reductase, with the protein product MLHPFKAVSLSFKKAPLEIRELISLDEAACRRFLHTLHHDLGLTDLLVLSTCNRTEIYYSAPRDQSPEIIEALGQLKGLTDVAAYFPYFDILDTYHDAVQHLFEVAMGLDAQVVGDLQISNQVKQAYQWSADEDAAGPFLHRLLHTIFFTNKRVQQETSFRDGAASTSYATLELVEELTADVANPRVLVVGLGEIGADVCRHFADSKSFTDVTLCNRTRGKAEALAAECNLPILDFENLVQGMKEADVVISSISRDTPFFTREMVERLDVLSYKFFIDLSVPRSIETEVDNVPGVLVYNIDAIQSKASAALEQRLAAVPQVRAIIAESIAGLSDWTKEMMVSPTIQKLKNALEQIRLEEMDRFQKKMSPEEAKRMDEVTKSLMQKILKQPVLQLKAACKRGEADQLIGVLTDLFDLENQTTHA
- a CDS encoding HAMP domain-containing sensor histidine kinase translates to MAFFSFSRQVLPIYDQKSRIKLGILAGAILIAAATVVYTNILVKRLSEREQQQIDLYAKAQRFIINSEVDSNTNFVFEEIINANTTIPIIFTDGDANILGTRNVDIPKNVSEKAALNFLRREIAVMKLQHPPIVVELGAGLRNYIYYKDSQLLTQLRTYPLVQLAVITCLGVMAYFSFSYSRRAEQNRVWVGLAKETAHQLGTPLSSLMAWHTYLKDSEKWQNEPIVDELGKDVRRLEIITERFSNIGSVPVLKDENILQATKNAIAYLQSRVSKKVIFEIKTDLPTDTPAQINVPLFDWVIENICKNAVDAMDGKGSITLHLRRATKGKQLIALDITDTGKGIPKSKIETVFLPGFTTKKRGWG